From the Flavobacterium gyeonganense genome, the window TGATTTTATTATTCAAATGATATGTTTTCTGAAGCTAGTCGTCTAACAAATGACAAAAATAATGTGGGTATAGATTAGATTCCTATGATTTATATCATAGTCTATATTTAAAATTTATTTGTAGTAACTAAAATAGCCCACAGTTGAAACTGTGGGCTATGTTATAAAATATTGTGGTATTTTTTATCATTACAGATAGTCGAATTTCCAAACCCGTAAGATTATAGGCATACATCCATAATTTGGGAAAAGAATGAGACATTGTAAATTAGGGTTTTAAAAACCGCTAATTTACAATTTTATACAATTTATCCGATAATCTGATTCTGAATGGAACTTCAAAAGTAACTTTATCTCCCATTTTAGCAAATTGAGCCTCTGCTCCATTTACAATTAATTTTTCTAATACCAATTCCTGTTCACCGGTTGTTGGTCCTGAAATTAAAATTTTGTCGCCTGCATTCAGTTCGTTATTTTCAACTGTAAATTGTCCTACCTGCGCTTTGACGTAATAATGCTCTGCTTTTCCAAGCAATACTTTTTTGATTTTTACCTTTTGGCGAATATCTGCGCTTTTTTGTGCAGTTGCTAAAGCAGTTTCTGGCAAGTCTCCAGAATGCTTGAATTTCAAATTTTCTGATTTTCCTTTTCTGAAAACTTTATTTCCTACCTGTTTTCCGGCCCTTAATCTTACCTGATCCACCAAAGGCATATTTACAACTTCAAGACACTCCGCAGAACAGCAGTTTTGCATAGCGGCTTTACATTTATCACACTGAATAAACAATAAATGGCAGCCATCGTTTTCACAATTGGTATGATTATCACAAGGTTTTCCGCATTGATGGCATTGCGAAATGATATCGTCTGTAATTCTTTCGCCTAAGCGATTATCAAACACAAAGTTTTTCCCGATGAATTTGCTTTCCAGCCCTTCTTCCTTTAGCTGTTTCGCATAGTTGATGATTCCGCCTTCTAATTGATAAACGTTTTTAAATCCCTGATGTTTGAAGTACGCACTGGCTTTTTCGCAGCGAATTCCCCCGGTACAATACATGACCAGATTTTTTATCTTCTTTATGGTCTTTAAGCTGTTCGTTGATAATTGGCAAACTCTCCCTAAAAGTTTCAACATCCGGAGTTATAGCACCTTTAAAATGTCCCACTTCACTTTCGTAATGATTTCTAAAATCGACTACAATTGTATTTGGATCATCAAGAATTTCGTTGAATTCCTTAGCTTTCAGATGAACACCTATGTTAGTTACATCAAAAGTATCGTCATTTAGACCGTCAGCAACAATTTTATCACGCACTTTGATTGTGAGTTTCAAAAACGAATGATCATCGTGTTCGACAGCTTCGTTCAGACGTATGCCTTTCATGAAATCGTAAACTTCCAAAGTCGCTCTAAAAGCTTCCAAATTTTCTTCCGGAATATTCATTTGAGCATTTATTCCTTCGGTGGCAACATAAATTCGGCCTAAAGCATCGAGCTTATTCCAGGCTACAAATAAATCGTCGCGAAATTTTTTAGGATCTTGAATTTTGGCATACGCATAGAAAGACAACGTTAGTCGTTGTTTACCGGCATCATCGATCATGATGGCCCTTTCTTCTGCGCTTAAGGTGTTATACAGTTGCATGCTATAAACAGTTTAAGTTGAGAATATTTTTTGAAGCCGCAAAGTTAGGAAAAAAGGTTCTAAGTGGCAAAGCTTCTGAGTTTCTAAGATTTTAAAATTGCTGAAAAACTTAAAGTTCTTAGCATTTTGATTTTTTTAGCCCGGATGGAAACGGCATCCTTTTGTGCGGTCCCGATAGCTATCGGGAGGCACAAAAGATATAGTGGACAGCCGGAATAGCTCCTAATAAAAAAGACTGCCTAAATAAATAGACAGTCTTCATATAATTTCAAACCTTTAAAATTAACAGAATTCATTAAACGCATCCTGTAAATTCTCAGCAATCATTTCTGCAGGACGACCTTCGATATGGTGACGCTCTAACATGTGAACCAATTCTCCGTTTTTGAACAAAGCCATAGATGGCGATGATGGAGGAAAAGGAAACATATGTTGTCTTGCAGCATCAACAGCTTCTTTGTCAACACCAGCAAAAACAGTGATTAAATGATCTGGTTTTTTAGCACCTTCTAAACTCATTTTTGCTCCCGGACGCGCATTTCTTGCTGCACAACCGCAAACAGAATTTACAACTACCAATGTGGTACCTTCAGCTTTGATAGCATTATCTACAGCTTCTGCACTATGTAAATCTTGAAAACCTGCAGAGGTCAATTCAGCCTGCATTGGTTTTACCATTTCTTCTGGATACATATTTTTATTTTTTAAATTTTACTTTTCAACTGCAAAGTTACAAAGTTTCAACGCAACTACTTAATTTGAAGTATAAAGTTTTGTTATAGTTCGATTGATGAAGTCGAAAGTTTAAAAGTCATAAAATTAAAAGTTCAAATCTAAGGTGACAAAACCTGTTTTTCATTTCATTAAAGTCCTAAATAAAGCTTTTATAAAGGGCATTTTCGGACATTTTAAAATCACTTTCAAATCCTCAATCAGATTCGTTTCTTCATCTAAAAATTTAAAGATCAGACATGGTTTTCCATTTTTGAATAAAGAAGAAAAAATAGAACTTCCTAATTCATTATTTCTGTGAAGAATATCTAAAAGCAATAAATCATAGAACCAGAATCTACTTTTTTTATAAAAATCTTTCATCTTGAAATTAGAACCCTGAAGAAAATTAACTAATGCCGAAGATTTTTTATCCGAATTTCTAAATGTATAACCTGTACTGGCTTTTGTCCATCCACCAGCAGTTCCGATATTGAGGACTCTTTTGGTGTTTCTTTTCCAAAAAGGATAACAGGTCATTGGAATACTTCCCTGCTCTTCTTCCTGAATTTTGTATTGGCTTACGCCGAGTTTTTTCAGGTAAATTTCAATTTCTTTTTCAT encodes:
- a CDS encoding BrxA/BrxB family bacilliredoxin translates to MYPEEMVKPMQAELTSAGFQDLHSAEAVDNAIKAEGTTLVVVNSVCGCAARNARPGAKMSLEGAKKPDHLITVFAGVDKEAVDAARQHMFPFPPSSPSMALFKNGELVHMLERHHIEGRPAEMIAENLQDAFNEFC